A single region of the Raphanus sativus cultivar WK10039 chromosome 1, ASM80110v3, whole genome shotgun sequence genome encodes:
- the LOC108831247 gene encoding protein psi1 translates to MATPGVAQPSTKKRSFLLRDIFKICGSMSRVLPPEKPNHKHERKFYKESKRHEEHKSKVTNEANAFNFQEAKANTVEGASLRKVRSYNRLDSVRHKKPLSLSRSHSHNTATAGARQSSSCVGRSKSSSNRTVSAGFMPTLMRSTTTSPRSFANPILYSTSSEKVAKPQPTEKKLSCSLEELCNGCTKRIKIKRDVTTTSGQLSKEDDTVEIRVEPGWKEGTKVTFEGKGNEAMGSCVPADLTFVIVEKEHEVFKRKGDDLEMAVEVSLLEALTGFELCVALPDGDNMSLRIEDVIHPGYVTVIHGKGMPKPKENGKTRGDLRVRFRTKFPEQLTDAQRAEIQSILQNDS, encoded by the exons ATGGCAACACCAGGGGTGGCTCAGCCTTCGACCAAGAAACGAAGCTTCCTCCTCCgtgatattttcaaaatttgcgGATCAATGTCAAGAGTTTTGCCTCCTGAGAAGCCTAATCATAAACACGAACGAAAGTTCTACAAGGAATCCAAACGCCACGAAGAACATAAATCCAAAGTTACTAACGAGGCAAACGCTTTCAATTTCCAG GAAGCCAAGGCTAATACGGTGGAAGGCGCGAGTCTTCGCAAGGTTCGAAGCTATAACAGACTCGACAGCGTGAGACACAAGAAGCCATTATCTTTATCAAGAAGTCATAGCCACAACACGGCCACGGCAGGTGCAAGGCAGAGTTCATCATGTGTAGGGAGAAGCAAGAGCAGCAGCAACAGGACGGTTTCAGCTGGTTTTATGCCTACACTTATGAGATCCACGACCACATCGCCTAGGAGCTTTGCAAACCCAATATTGTACTCGACCTCATCAGAAAAAGTGGCTAAACCTCAACCAACAGAGAAGAAACTAAGCTGCTCGCTCGAGGAGCTATGCAACGGATGCACTAAGAGGATCAAGATCAAGAGAGATGTGACTACAACCTCAgg GCAACTGAGCAAGGAGGATGACACGGTGGAAATAAGAGTGGAACCAGGATGGAAAGAAGGAACCAAAGTGACATTCGAAGGAAAAGGAAACGAAGCAATGGGAAGTTGTGTACCGGCTGATTTGACATTCGTGATAGTCGAGAAAGAGCACGAGGTGTTTAAAAGAAAAGGTGACGACCTAGAAATGGCGGTGGAAGTCTCTCTTCTCGAAGCTTTAACGGGGTTTGAGCTCTGTGTTGCTTTACCTGATGGTGACAACATGAGTTTGAGGATAGAAGATGTTATTCACCCCGGATATGTCACAGTCATTCATGGCAAAGGGATGCCAAAACCAAAAGAGAATGGGAAGACGAGAGGAGATTTGAGAGTTCGGTTTCGGACTAAGTTTCCGGAACAACTTACAGATGCTCAAAGAGCAGAGATTCAGAGCATTCTTCAGAATGATTCttga